One Dietzia sp. JS16-p6b genomic window carries:
- a CDS encoding polysaccharide biosynthesis protein has translation MTPSLAGATVAITGGTGSFGSTMAQHLLDSGVAQVNIFSRDEAKQDAMRSRLSESRLKFFLGDVRDRESVENAFVGADYVFHAAALKQVPSCEFFPDQAVKTNIDGSRNVIAAAHKLGVQSVVCLSTDKAVYPVNAMGMSKALMEKTAQAFARNNPTSPTTVSVTRYGNVMYSRGSVIPLFVRQILDGEPLTITEGAMTRFLMSLQESVDLVDHAFFHAEPGDLFVKKAPACTVHTLARATAKVMGVDEPEIISIGIRHGEKMFETLLAREEMAKATDQGDYYRVPLDARSLQYSVYVEEGDSEAPHADSFDSDNTQQMSVDQTAELIAGLPEMREVLERMNR, from the coding sequence ATGACACCCTCGCTCGCTGGTGCAACCGTCGCCATCACCGGGGGGACCGGCTCATTTGGTTCCACCATGGCCCAGCACCTCCTGGACTCCGGGGTAGCGCAGGTCAACATCTTCAGCAGGGACGAGGCCAAGCAGGACGCCATGCGTTCACGGCTGTCCGAGTCTCGTCTCAAGTTCTTCCTCGGCGACGTCCGGGATAGGGAGAGCGTGGAGAACGCCTTCGTCGGCGCTGACTACGTCTTTCACGCCGCGGCCCTCAAGCAGGTGCCCTCCTGCGAGTTCTTCCCTGATCAGGCCGTCAAGACCAATATTGACGGCAGCCGAAACGTGATCGCCGCAGCACACAAGCTCGGTGTGCAGTCAGTCGTCTGCCTGTCCACTGACAAAGCGGTCTATCCCGTCAACGCTATGGGCATGTCCAAGGCCCTCATGGAGAAGACCGCCCAAGCGTTCGCACGGAACAACCCCACCTCGCCCACGACGGTGTCCGTCACTCGGTACGGGAACGTCATGTATTCCCGCGGTTCAGTGATCCCGCTCTTCGTCCGACAGATCCTTGATGGCGAGCCTCTCACCATCACCGAGGGCGCGATGACGCGCTTCCTCATGAGCTTGCAGGAGTCCGTTGACCTCGTGGACCACGCCTTCTTCCACGCCGAGCCCGGCGACCTCTTTGTCAAGAAGGCTCCGGCCTGCACCGTGCACACGCTCGCGCGAGCCACCGCCAAGGTGATGGGCGTCGACGAACCCGAGATCATCTCCATCGGCATTCGCCACGGCGAGAAGATGTTCGAGACCCTCCTCGCGCGCGAGGAAATGGCCAAGGCCACAGACCAGGGCGATTATTACCGGGTGCCCCTCGACGCCCGCTCGTTGCAGTATTCCGTCTATGTGGAGGAGGGCGACTCCGAGGCGCCTCACGCCGACAGTTTCGACTCCGACAACACCCAGCAGATGTCGGTTGACCAGACAGCCGAACTGATCGCCGGCCTGCCCGAGATGCGCGAGGTTCTGGAGAGGATGAACCGATGA
- a CDS encoding NAD-dependent epimerase/dehydratase family protein — protein sequence MRVVLTGAGGFLGWHTRLRLAALTDHDVLPVTRENWSQLGELVADADAVIHVAGVNRAENDDEVERGNSRLAVDVASAISAAGKPLRVVMSGTIQVDRDSAYGRGKRAAQSTIASATTAAGGHFVDVCLPNLFGEHGRPHYNSFVATFVHSTISGQAPQINDNQVELLHVQAAAQSLLDGLDTTETRIRPVGTQTRVVAVWDLLQEFHQSYVPLGEFPDLSSAFRIDLFNAYRAGLFPEHYPIALTPHSDSRGSFVETVRCRGGEGQSSFSTTVPGITRGDHYHLVKIERFAVIQGQARISLRRMFHDEVLDFDVTGDRPVAIDMPVGWVHNITNTGSDTLLTQFWSHELFRPEAPDTFPEPVLLTSVEDAR from the coding sequence ATGAGGGTGGTCCTCACCGGCGCCGGTGGCTTTTTGGGGTGGCACACTCGTCTCCGCCTTGCCGCGCTCACCGATCACGACGTTCTCCCCGTCACTCGCGAGAACTGGTCCCAGTTGGGTGAGTTGGTCGCCGACGCCGACGCCGTAATTCATGTCGCCGGGGTGAACCGTGCCGAGAACGACGACGAGGTCGAGCGCGGCAACAGCCGCCTCGCGGTTGACGTGGCGAGCGCCATTTCCGCAGCTGGCAAGCCACTGCGGGTGGTCATGTCGGGCACTATTCAGGTCGATCGCGACAGCGCCTACGGACGCGGAAAGCGCGCGGCGCAGTCGACGATCGCCTCGGCGACTACCGCGGCTGGCGGCCACTTCGTGGACGTCTGCCTCCCCAATCTCTTCGGTGAGCACGGTCGCCCCCACTACAACTCGTTTGTCGCCACCTTCGTGCACTCCACGATCTCGGGACAGGCTCCGCAGATCAACGACAATCAGGTGGAACTCCTCCACGTACAGGCTGCCGCGCAGTCACTTCTCGATGGTCTCGACACCACCGAAACTCGGATTCGCCCCGTAGGCACCCAGACCCGCGTGGTAGCAGTATGGGACCTCCTCCAGGAGTTCCATCAATCGTATGTCCCGCTGGGCGAGTTCCCCGACTTGAGCTCCGCCTTCCGCATCGACCTCTTCAATGCCTATCGCGCGGGGCTCTTTCCCGAGCACTATCCCATCGCGCTGACTCCCCACTCCGATTCGCGAGGGTCCTTCGTCGAGACGGTGCGTTGCCGCGGTGGCGAGGGCCAGTCATCGTTCAGCACCACCGTCCCCGGCATCACTCGAGGCGACCACTATCACTTGGTCAAGATCGAACGATTTGCGGTCATTCAGGGGCAGGCTCGGATCAGTCTGCGCAGAATGTTCCACGACGAGGTCCTGGACTTTGACGTGACCGGCGACCGGCCCGTGGCGATCGACATGCCAGTCGGCTGGGTACATAACATCACCAACACCGGTAGCGACACGCTTCTCACCCAGTTCTGGAGCCACGAACTCTTCCGCCCGGAGGCGCCGGATACGTTCCCCGAGCCGGTCCTCCTGACCTCAGTGGAGGATGCGCGATGA
- the wecB gene encoding non-hydrolyzing UDP-N-acetylglucosamine 2-epimerase, with amino-acid sequence MKVMTIAGTRPELIRLARVIHRLDATPGIEHVLVHTGQNYDYTLNQVFFDDLGIRQPDHMLGVDTSSLGAVLGGTLIAAERVMREELPEAVLVLGDTNSCIAALMARRLRIPTYHMEAGNRCFDLNVPEETNRRMVDHVSDFNLVYTEHARRNLLAEGLHPRRLLKTGSPMREVLNAYRDQIDASSVLAQKDLTEGEYFLVSAHREENVDSPDRLRMLLECLTAVHRHFGKQVFVSTHPRTRKRLEALPDWSEPEGITFSEPLGFHDYNKLQLSAACCLSDSGTIAEESSILGFPAVTLRESIERPEALDTGGIMMTGLRADDVVAAVQLAMDSGFTRDGVGPLTPDDYLIDNTSERTVKFILSTAHRHHQWEGVRQ; translated from the coding sequence ATGAAGGTTATGACCATCGCCGGAACACGGCCGGAACTCATCCGGCTGGCACGGGTGATCCACCGACTGGACGCCACGCCGGGTATCGAGCACGTGTTGGTGCACACCGGGCAGAACTACGACTACACGCTCAACCAGGTCTTCTTCGACGACCTCGGGATACGCCAGCCCGACCACATGCTCGGGGTGGATACGTCGAGCCTCGGTGCAGTGCTCGGGGGAACGCTGATCGCTGCCGAAAGGGTCATGCGAGAAGAGTTACCGGAGGCCGTTCTCGTTCTAGGTGACACCAACTCGTGCATCGCCGCGCTCATGGCGCGTCGACTGCGGATTCCGACCTATCACATGGAAGCCGGGAACCGTTGTTTTGATCTCAATGTTCCGGAGGAGACGAACCGACGAATGGTCGATCACGTTTCTGACTTCAACCTCGTCTACACCGAGCACGCCCGACGGAACCTTCTCGCGGAGGGCCTGCACCCACGCCGCCTCCTCAAGACCGGCTCGCCCATGCGCGAGGTCCTCAACGCCTACCGTGATCAGATCGACGCGTCCAGCGTCCTCGCCCAGAAGGATCTGACGGAGGGCGAGTACTTCCTCGTCTCCGCACACCGCGAGGAGAACGTAGACTCACCTGACCGACTACGAATGCTCCTCGAGTGCCTCACCGCAGTCCACAGGCACTTCGGTAAGCAGGTCTTCGTGTCCACACATCCGCGAACCCGAAAACGGCTCGAGGCGCTTCCGGACTGGTCCGAGCCCGAGGGCATCACGTTTTCCGAGCCACTGGGATTCCACGACTACAACAAGCTTCAGTTGTCAGCCGCATGCTGCCTGTCGGACTCCGGCACCATCGCGGAGGAGTCATCAATCCTCGGCTTCCCTGCGGTCACGCTCCGCGAATCCATTGAGCGCCCCGAAGCGCTGGACACCGGCGGCATCATGATGACCGGACTCAGAGCAGACGACGTGGTTGCTGCCGTGCAGCTCGCAATGGATTCCGGTTTCACCCGAGACGGCGTCGGGCCACTCACACCGGATGACTACCTCATCGACAACACCTCGGAGCGGACGGTCAAGTTCATTCTCTCGACAGCCCACCGGCACCACCAATGGGAGGGGGTGCGCCAGTGA
- a CDS encoding glycosyltransferase has protein sequence MTKNISKYRFDYSGNWSGGGQAFLNNARHAESRHPILSGDRSSTTLVPRNYPGLTHLRSGDYVLIPQNAWPWNLKCETPEEARIALGLRIASTLAMKRAHGIVRISTTIPTGPAGKPSSPIIHNVLDSGFEEALAEVKNTSIASALDKFVCVGSTFSYKNMDRLARAYKLYRDGGGTVGLYWAGAESNQKVARRIQSTLGGLSDVSIVGSTISRIEALAAMRDAHAVILPSLVEASPLTALEATFANPNVILSDIPGHREVFGFDHPAPNGAYFTPTSDGDLARRLWEAGNTPLTAAHASLNSYEYRESERVRWGNQIVEWLGKLNACHS, from the coding sequence ATGACGAAAAACATCTCCAAGTATAGATTTGACTATTCTGGGAACTGGTCAGGCGGGGGCCAAGCATTCCTCAATAATGCGCGGCACGCCGAATCTCGTCACCCGATCCTCTCGGGCGATCGATCCAGCACAACGCTAGTACCGCGAAACTATCCTGGCCTCACGCACTTACGCAGCGGGGACTACGTCTTAATCCCCCAGAACGCATGGCCATGGAACCTCAAGTGCGAAACCCCGGAAGAGGCAAGAATAGCGCTGGGCCTTCGAATCGCTTCCACACTAGCAATGAAGCGCGCTCACGGCATTGTCAGAATATCGACAACAATCCCTACCGGTCCAGCGGGGAAACCCAGCTCCCCGATTATTCATAACGTACTCGATTCTGGATTTGAAGAAGCGCTGGCGGAAGTAAAGAATACGAGCATAGCCTCAGCCCTCGACAAGTTTGTCTGCGTTGGGTCCACGTTCTCATACAAGAACATGGACCGACTTGCTCGCGCATACAAGCTATATCGAGATGGGGGAGGAACGGTTGGACTCTACTGGGCTGGCGCAGAATCGAACCAGAAGGTAGCGCGCCGAATTCAATCGACGCTTGGAGGCTTATCGGACGTATCGATAGTAGGGTCGACGATCAGCCGGATTGAAGCCCTAGCGGCTATGCGTGACGCGCACGCCGTAATCCTGCCATCACTCGTAGAAGCCTCGCCACTCACCGCACTTGAGGCTACCTTTGCCAACCCAAACGTAATTTTATCCGACATACCTGGACACCGTGAAGTGTTCGGTTTCGATCACCCCGCCCCCAATGGCGCATACTTCACGCCAACTTCTGATGGCGATCTTGCCCGCCGACTGTGGGAGGCCGGCAATACTCCGCTGACTGCCGCACATGCTTCGCTGAACTCGTATGAGTACAGAGAAAGCGAGCGAGTGAGGTGGGGAAACCAAATAGTAGAATGGCTGGGAAAGCTAAACGCTTGCCACTCCTAG
- a CDS encoding polysaccharide deacetylase family protein: MLSPVRSRTRKLARDAAVSALARANSMRGYTDKALTLPVIHFPYLHATPLGEAGKFRDLLQAISKTHHLISYSEAVTKVLEGPIDKPYASFSFDDGFKSNLLAARILEEFGTTGMFFVPTNAVGIPSVVQAREFFKFDDGCDEPVMTWEDLESLRSRGHEVGNHTMNHVTLSRISRNQAVEEIHSAAAALRAKLGSCEHFAWPNGRFFHFEQSLIDEVFLAGHTSCASAERGAHSVVHSGSSDELCIRRDHIRTSWPLEVNKYFLGKAAAAASKKSNTYPGF, translated from the coding sequence ATGCTCTCACCCGTCAGATCCCGCACACGTAAACTAGCTCGTGACGCCGCCGTGAGCGCTCTAGCTCGCGCCAACTCAATGAGAGGCTACACAGACAAGGCCTTAACCCTCCCTGTAATACATTTTCCATACCTACACGCCACGCCACTCGGCGAGGCTGGAAAGTTCAGAGACCTTCTACAAGCTATCAGCAAAACACACCATTTAATCTCTTACTCGGAAGCAGTGACAAAAGTACTCGAAGGGCCAATCGATAAACCATATGCCTCATTTAGTTTCGATGACGGCTTTAAAAGCAACCTCCTAGCTGCAAGAATTCTTGAAGAGTTCGGGACAACCGGGATGTTCTTCGTCCCGACTAATGCAGTCGGCATACCGTCCGTTGTCCAGGCTCGAGAGTTCTTCAAGTTCGACGACGGCTGCGACGAGCCCGTCATGACGTGGGAGGATCTCGAGTCACTTCGATCTCGCGGGCACGAAGTCGGCAATCACACAATGAACCACGTGACGTTATCTCGGATCTCGCGGAACCAGGCCGTTGAAGAGATCCACTCTGCGGCCGCGGCACTTCGCGCGAAACTCGGCAGCTGCGAGCACTTCGCTTGGCCTAACGGCCGATTCTTCCACTTCGAGCAGAGTCTCATCGACGAGGTCTTCTTGGCAGGACATACAAGTTGTGCTTCAGCCGAACGTGGTGCCCATTCGGTAGTGCATAGCGGCTCAAGCGACGAGCTCTGCATCCGACGAGACCACATAAGAACCTCTTGGCCGCTCGAGGTGAACAAGTACTTTCTTGGAAAGGCTGCCGCGGCCGCTTCGAAAAAATCGAACACTTACCCAGGCTTCTAG